A stretch of Miscanthus floridulus cultivar M001 chromosome 13, ASM1932011v1, whole genome shotgun sequence DNA encodes these proteins:
- the LOC136500332 gene encoding protein TIFY 6a-like has product MERDFLGVIDRAGKGGVEVVVEESRTEPADDPAATQWQFPANSGAAPAFMSFMTAREEGSEEFSISGFRPAGDAFDGIKKLTSLPVISQHQQRQFGLSSSQVTAQHYPAAAHGGQRLQGMDYSTAALHHLPGGSRLVQPLSVRHPAPFNQANLMVRSQSFHNGTDVPSKNQQPFTMSNGFGGSTVGVYGARNSRNQTSTQLTIFYNGSVNVFDNVPVEKAKELMMLASKASIPSPPSASHKSDSPISAPAKVNVPEVFPARQIVIQKSEPCVPHLSSTSSPIAIVPQVVTLSRSTSHCTTEACGSKPAVQPPVTAPISQATSSQPLATTSAAAVTPRAVPQARKASLARFLEKRKERVTSVEPYPTSKSPLESSDTVGSASAPTKSSSTDITPASNNGTEPVRLGQPRNISFSSEVCPSTKLQILL; this is encoded by the exons atggaGAGGGATTTCCTGGGTGTGATTGACAGGGCGGGGAAGGGCGGCgtcgaggtggtggtggaggagagcCGAACGGAGCCAGCAG ATGACCCGGCGGCGACGCAGTGGCAGTTCCCGGCGAACTCCGGCGCCGCACCGGCGTTCATGTCCTTCATGACGGCGAGGGAGGAGGGCTCTGAGGAGTTCTCGATCTCCGGGTTCCGGCCGGCCGGAGACGCCTTCGACGGCATCAAGAAGCTGACCTCCTTGCCTGTGATCTCCCAGCACCAGCAG AGGCAGTTCGGGCTCAGCAGCAGCCAGGTCACGGCACAGCATTATCCTGCTGCAGCGCACGGCGGCCAGCGCTTGCAAGGGATGGATTACAGCACGGCGGCGCTTCATCATCTCCCTGGTGGATCCAGGCTAGTGCAGCCGCTGTCGGTACGCCACCCTGCGCCATTCAATCAGGCCAATCTGATGGTCAGGTCGCAGAGCTTCCACAATGGCACCGATGTCCCCTCTAAGAATCAGCAGCCTTTCACCATGAGCAACGGGTTTGGTGGCTCTACAGTCGGCGTGTACGGCGCAAG GAACTCCCGGAATCAGACCTCAACGCAGCTGACAATATTCTACAACGGTTCGGTGAATGTTTTTGATAACGTCCCGGTAGAGAAG GCTAAAGAACTTATGATGTTAGCCAGCAAGGCATCTATTCCTAGCCCGCCAAGTGCGTCCCACAAATCGGATTCCCCTATTTCTGCCCCTGCAAAGGTCAACGTGCCTGAGGTTTTCCCTGCTAGGCAGATTGTAATTCAGAAATCGGAGCCTTGCGTGCCTCATTTATCAAGCACTTCAAGTCCAATCGCCATCGTGCCACAAGTTGTGACTCTCTCTAGGAGCACATCTCACTGTACTACAGAGGCCTGCGGTTCGAAACCTGCTGTTCAACCGCCAGTCACTGCTCCTATCAGCCAGGCAACCTCATCTCAGCCATTGGCAACTACAAGTGCTGCAGCTGTTACGCCAAGAG CTGTCCCTCAAGCTCGGAAAGCATCTCTTGCCCGATTCTTGGAGAAGCGAAAGGAGAG AGTAACTAGTGTTGAGCCATACCCGACATCAAAGAGTCCGCTAGAGAGCAGTGACACCGTAGGCAGTGCTAGTGCTCCAACCAAATCTTCATCCACAGACATCACCCCAGCAAGCAACAACGGCACAGAGCCTGTGCGCCTTGGCCAGCCCAGGAACATCAGCTTCAGTAGCGAAGTGTGTCCCAGCACAAAACTGCAGATCTTACTCTGA